From Xylocopilactobacillus apis, a single genomic window includes:
- a CDS encoding DUF1003 domain-containing protein — protein MEKMEVCLVDGSRHQYDRGSYFWNVRSGVQNRIRRDYPKVRNNDFICYEHLLPYQIETIQAMMNADEKQMNKINRKLTRTMEDQDYQVTDVNETLKETQTFGQKIADQVAEVAGSWGFIIFYLVVLFAWISINGLHLFGISFDPYPFILLNLFLSCVAALQAPVIMMSQNRAAYRDRMSSENDYHINLKTEEELRILHAKIDHLMQHQFEHNIEVQTMIFEILSEMRISANEKK, from the coding sequence ATGGAAAAAATGGAAGTTTGTCTCGTTGACGGAAGTCGGCATCAATACGATCGAGGCTCTTATTTTTGGAACGTTAGGTCGGGAGTGCAGAACAGAATTAGACGAGATTATCCGAAAGTGCGAAATAACGATTTTATCTGCTATGAACATTTACTTCCATATCAAATTGAGACAATTCAAGCAATGATGAATGCTGATGAGAAACAAATGAATAAGATCAATCGCAAGCTTACCCGAACGATGGAAGACCAGGATTACCAAGTTACAGATGTTAATGAAACCCTTAAAGAAACTCAAACTTTTGGTCAGAAAATTGCTGATCAAGTGGCGGAAGTTGCTGGTAGTTGGGGGTTTATTATTTTTTATCTAGTGGTTTTATTTGCGTGGATTAGTATCAATGGGCTTCACTTATTTGGGATTAGTTTTGATCCATATCCATTTATTTTGCTTAACTTATTTCTTAGCTGTGTAGCAGCTCTGCAGGCACCAGTCATTATGATGAGTCAAAACCGAGCAGCATATCGCGATCGAATGAGCTCAGAAAATGATTATCACATTAATTTAAAAACCGAAGAAGAATTAAGAATTCTTCATGCGAAGATTGATCATTTAATGCAGCACCAATTTGAGCATAATATTGAAGTTCAAACGATGATTTTTGAGATTTTATCAGAGATGAGAATCTCAGCAAATGAAAAAAAGTGA